From Pirellulales bacterium, the proteins below share one genomic window:
- a CDS encoding sugar phosphate isomerase/epimerase codes for MNTPSPSRREFLKQATRAAGAPLLSTSVLSVVAAERPSLFKISLAGWSVHRAYFSGKMTNFDFVKAAKQDYDIDAVEYVNHFFKDKADNRKYLAELKRLSDDVGVTNVLIMIDDEGHLGDPDDNLRTKAVQNHHQWVDAAKFLGCHSIRVNAHSDAKLSPEEQGKLATDGLRRLSEYGASQGINVIVENHGGISSNGKWLAKVIADVKLSNCGTLPDFGNFHTSATEEYDRYQGVAELMPFAKGVSAKSHNFDATGNETGTDYRKMMKIVLDAGYHGFVGIEYEGDKLSEPDGIRATKRLLEKVRAELA; via the coding sequence ATGAACACACCGTCCCCATCCCGCCGGGAGTTTCTCAAGCAGGCGACACGCGCCGCCGGCGCGCCCTTGTTAAGTACAAGCGTTCTTTCCGTCGTAGCTGCGGAAAGGCCGTCGCTGTTCAAGATTTCGCTTGCTGGATGGTCGGTGCATCGCGCGTATTTCAGCGGCAAGATGACGAATTTCGACTTCGTCAAAGCCGCCAAGCAAGACTACGACATCGATGCGGTCGAATACGTGAACCATTTTTTTAAAGACAAAGCCGACAACAGAAAGTATCTCGCCGAATTGAAGCGGTTGTCGGACGACGTCGGCGTCACGAACGTGCTGATTATGATCGATGACGAAGGGCACCTCGGCGACCCAGACGACAATCTGCGTACCAAGGCGGTCCAAAATCATCACCAATGGGTCGATGCCGCCAAGTTCCTCGGCTGTCATTCAATCCGCGTCAACGCCCACTCCGACGCCAAGCTGAGTCCCGAGGAGCAAGGCAAGCTCGCCACCGATGGCCTTCGCCGCCTGTCCGAATATGGGGCGTCGCAAGGCATCAATGTCATTGTGGAGAATCACGGCGGCATTTCATCGAATGGCAAATGGCTCGCGAAAGTCATCGCCGATGTCAAATTGTCCAACTGCGGCACACTCCCCGATTTCGGCAACTTTCACACCAGTGCCACGGAGGAATACGATCGCTACCAAGGGGTCGCAGAATTGATGCCGTTTGCCAAAGGCGTCAGCGCGAAGAGCCACAATTTCGATGCTACGGGTAACGAAACCGGCACCGACTATCGCAAAATGATGAAAATCGTACTCGACGCCGGCTACCACGGTTTTGTCGGCATCGAATATGAAGGAGACAAGCTCTCGGAGCCGGATGGAATCCGTGCCACGAAAAGGCTGCTGGAGAAAGTACGGGCGGAACTTGCTTAA